The following DNA comes from Amphiura filiformis unplaced genomic scaffold, Afil_fr2py scaffold_261, whole genome shotgun sequence.
CGTTCCAACGTGGGGCTTTGTTTTTTTTATGTGACCATCGTGGCCAGGGCTACTGTACATATTGTGATCTGTCATCCGGCTGAGCTACCATGAATTACATCATGAATCCTGTAGTGGAAATTTTGTTAAATAGACTAAACAAGTTGGAAAGCAAAATCACAGATTTGGAAGACAGACTTTCACACCAACGATGCAAATGTTCTTCACAGCCTGTACGTATACCTAAACCTCCACCATGTGCACCACCCAAACAAAGTGAGACCAAGGAAGAGATCATCGAGAAAAATATTCTGGGAACTGTGAAGTGGTTCAACGTAAAGAAATGCTACGGATTTATCACAAGGAAAGATACAAACTGTGACGTATTTGTTCACAAATCTGGAATTACCAAAGCTAACCCAACTCACTTAAAGGCAAGTCTTCATGATAATGAACTTGTTATATTTGATATCGTGAATGTAGCTGGACGTACACCAGAGGCAGTGAATGTGGCAGGACCGGACTGCAAGCATGTGATCGGCAGTCAACATGCTAGTAAGAAACCCTATAGATTTTATTGTCAAGCTCAAGTTCAGCCATCAAATTCACTTGGAACAGTAACAGAAACTCATGTATCACCATCCAAGCAAACTGAACTTAAATCGTCTCATCCAGTTGTTACTGCACAGAAAACTCAGATAAATCCTACATGTACATATGGTCCATCACCTTGTAATGCCATCAGTGAAGAAGAGGCTACTGCAACATCAAGTTCAAGAATTGCCCAGCAACCTGTGAGATCACATCATTCTTTTGTTGATATGGACAGACATGACAGAACAGTTTATAATAATCATCATGTGGACTCTGTGGTGCCGGACATTTGGAAGAAGTTTACTTGCTTATTTTGATCGTGTTTTGATAAAGCAAATCCAGACCCTGTGACAACTGTTTATCTTGTGTTAATTACTATGATCtctaaaaattgtgaaattaaaaaCTCATTGACTGGACTGAATGCTAAATAGTTTATTGcacataaaataattattatcattgtttatcTGTTAAAGTTTCTGTCACCTTTATTATATGCTCATTACATTATTGTTGATGTATTCACAGTTATACAAAAGATGTTTTATAGTTTGGACTGTGCACAAACAGTATGATCATGACAGTGAATTTGGAAATGTTTGAACGTTTATTATGTGTTACGATCATTGCGTTTTATAATTGTGATTACTAAGGTGCAGTCTTGACAAATTtaagttttcaaaacaattttggctCATCCACTCACCTGCTTTTGTTTAGGTTTTAGCTATTGTTCTTAATGATTTGTTTATTtgtgatttgattttgttttggtatCATGACTATGTTTCTGTAAATGCTTTCGTTGTGACAAATGTCGTggacaacatttttttaaaacaaggaAGTGTGTAACTGGAGTAAGCTGCCTCCTGTGATCGACTTTTGAAACTTCATGGATTAACGGAATACATCATAACTTAATTTGAATCGAACTATTCTAAATCGGAGTAAATATTAAAGATTGTTTACATTTTGTGTTTATGATGTGATATGGTACATTCAAAGTATATGTTACCTGTTTTAAGGTATTTGGTATTTTTTGGTATACAGAAAAATTGATACCTTGTGTTTTATGTTTATTGTATTTGCCATGGATGTCGTAGGAAAAACGGACATCCTGGTATTTGTTTATGTATATGCATTGATATCGTAGGAAAAACGGATATCATGCTCTTTTTATGTTTCAGCAGCATAGTGACTTATAAGGCTTTGTTGTAGAcatggatctggtagg
Coding sequences within:
- the LOC140145422 gene encoding uncharacterized protein, which translates into the protein MNYIMNPVVEILLNRLNKLESKITDLEDRLSHQRCKCSSQPVRIPKPPPCAPPKQSETKEEIIEKNILGTVKWFNVKKCYGFITRKDTNCDVFVHKSGITKANPTHLKASLHDNELVIFDIVNVAGRTPEAVNVAGPDCKHVIGSQHASKKPYRFYCQAQVQPSNSLGTVTETHVSPSKQTELKSSHPVVTAQKTQINPTCTYGPSPCNAISEEEATATSSSRIAQQPVRSHHSFVDMDRHDRTVYNNHHVDSVVPDIWKKFTCLF